The following coding sequences are from one Coffea arabica cultivar ET-39 chromosome 11e, Coffea Arabica ET-39 HiFi, whole genome shotgun sequence window:
- the LOC113715397 gene encoding uncharacterized protein has translation MEDVITDIPPPSRFFLEDLNIFTPPSPPLPSPFLLFSISNNGKPFRPSLLVVAISFPSLHFFHHVSSKKRIGTLILPEIPFSGNSVEPSLRDKSCDIYAINNADESIVVVSVQYPVTAERSHAVAKLLIGEQINPERVLILESVQSRNFRGKLSRDDSFAFKLETSLERSSKNSPLITGLDYLPSGSMVDGLAAALLVQCQLRKIRGSLCLSWPEFGFSSNSLIKNMLLKVLPGIELASNSNDEDSFLRIAREKDYLDSELYT, from the coding sequence ATGGAAGATGTGATAACGGACATTCCTCCTCCTTCGAGGTTCTTCTTGGAAGATCTGAACATCTTTACTCCTCCATCACCTCCTCTTCCCTCTCCATTCCTTCTGTTCTCCATTTCCAACAATGGGAAACCTTTCCGCCCTTCTCTCCTTGTAGTTGCAATATCCTTTCCATCActtcacttctttcatcatgtaTCCTCCAAAAAACGGATTGGAACTTTGATTCTCCCTGAGATCCCTTTCTCTGGCAACTCAGTCGAACCCTCTCTTAGAGATAAATCCTGTGACATATATGCCATCAATAATGCCGATGAGTCAATTGTTGTTGTGTCTGTCCAGTACCCTGTTACAGCAGAGAGATCTCATGCTGTGGCAAAGTTGCTGATAGGTGAGCAGATCAACCCGGAGAGGGTTTTGATTCTGGAGTCTGTTCAGAGTCGTAACTTCCGAGGTAAACTTTCAAGGGATGATTCATTTGCATTCAAGCTGGAGACATCCTTAGAAAGAAGCAGCAAGAACTCGCCGCTTATAACTGGATTGGACTATTTGCCATCAGGAAGCATGGTTGATGGCTTGGCAGCTGCTCTTTTGGTTCAATGTCAGTTGAGGAAGATTAGAGGGAGCCTTTGTCTTTCATGGCCCGAATTTGGTTTTTCATCAAATTCGCTGATTAAAAATATGCTGCTCAAGGTCTTGCCTGGAATAGAGCTTGCTAGTAATAGCAATGATGAGGATTCATTTTTAAGGATTGCTCGTGAAAAAGATTATCTTGATTCTGAACTGTATACATGA
- the LOC113716611 gene encoding peroxidase 11 has product MGSVQWTLLLLVVVSICSVHVHASDPPLTLDYYKKTCPAVLELVRKEMECAVLSDPRNAALILRLHFHDCFVQGCDGSVLLDDTIDLQGEKEAPTNKNALKGFRIIDKIKNLLESECPGIVSCADILTVAARDAVLLVGGPYWDVPLGRKDSKTAGYELSSINLPTAADGLLSIISKFMEQGLSVTDMVALSGAHTIGMARCVNFRDRIYGDYALTSEANPISEAYLQNLRSSCPPAGGEDNKESAMDYETPELFDNSYYQILLRGQGLINSDQELYSSILGIETKRLVQNYAENPLAFFEQFSQSMVKMGNITNPETYVDGEVRRNCRFVNT; this is encoded by the exons ATGGGATCTGTGCAATGGACGCTTTTACTACTTGTGGTCGTCAGCATTTGCAGCGTTCACGTCCATGCAAGTGATCCACCTTTAACGTTAGATTACTACAAGAAAACATGCCCAGCTGTGCTGGAACTTGTTAGGAAGGAAATGGAATGTGCTGTGCTTTCTGATCCTCGTAATGCAGCTTTGATCTTAAGATTACATTTCCATGATTGCTTCGTTCAG GGCTGCGATGGGTCAGTTCTGCTGGATGATACAATCGATCTCCAAGGAGAAAAGGAGGCACCAACTAACAAAAACGCTTTAAAGGGGTTCAGAATCATTGACAAAATAAAGAACTTACTGGAGTCAGAGTGCCCAGGAATAGTCTCTTGTGCTGATATTCTCACTGTTGCAGCAAGAGATGCAGTTCTGCTG GTAGGTGGCCCGTATTGGGATGTTCCTTTGGGTAGAAAAGACTCCAAAACTGCCGGTTATGAGCTCTCAAGTATCAATCTTCCAACTGCAGCTGATGGCCTTCTCTCCATCATTTCCAAGTTTATGGAGCAAGGGCTCTCAGTCACTGACATGGTGGCTCTCTCTG GTGCCCACACCATTGGCATGGCACGTTGTGTGAATTTCAGGGACAGAATATATGGAGACTACGCACTCACTTCAGAAGCAAATCCAATTTCTGAGGCATATCTGCAAAACTTGAGATCTTCATGCCCTCCTGCCGGTGGAGAAGACAACAAGGAATCAGCTATGGACTATGAGACCCCTGAACTATTCGATAACTCCTATTACCAAATTTTATTGAGGGGACAGGGACTCATTAATTCAGACCAAGAGCTTTATTCAAGTATTCTTGGAATTGAAACCAAAAGGCTAGTCCAAAATTACGCTGAAAACCCTCTTGCTTTCTTTGAGCAATTCTCCCAATCCATGGTGAAAATGGGCAACATCACAAACCCTGAAACTTATGTCGATGGAGAAGTTAGGAGGAACTGTAGATTTGTGAACACATGA
- the LOC140003998 gene encoding 6-phosphogluconate dehydrogenase, decarboxylating 1: MATPTRIGLCGLAVMGQNLALNIAEKGFPISVYNRTTSKVDETVERAKLEGNLPVFGFHDPEAFVQSIQKPRVIIILVKAGSPVDQTIKTLSAYMEKGDCIIDGGNEWYENTERRVKAVNEKGLLYLGMGVSGGEEGARHGPSLMPGGSFEGFKYIEDILLKVAAQVPDSGPCVTYVGEGGSGNFVKMVHNGIEYGDMQLIAEAYDVLKAVGKLSNDELQQVFSEWNKGELLSFLIEITADIFGIKDDKGDGYLVDKVLDKTGMKGTGKWTVQQAADLSVAAPTIAASLDSRFLSGLKEERTEAAKVFKSSGVSDSLTDQNVDKKKLIDDVRQALYASKICSYAQGMNLIRAKSTEKGWGLRLGELARIWKGGCIIRAIFLDRIKKAYDRNPELANLLVDPEFAKEVVERQSAWRRVVCLAINSGISTPGMSSSLAYFDTYRRERLPANLVQAQRDYFGAHTYERIDVPGSFHTEWFKIAKQSKI, encoded by the coding sequence ATGGCAACACCAACAAGGATTGGCCTTTGTGGCCTGGCTGTGATGGGGCAAAATCTTGCCCTTAACATTGCTGAGAAAGGATTCCCAATCTCTGTTTATAACCGAACCACTTCAAAAGTTGACGAGACCGTTGAGAGAGCTAAACTAGAGGGAAACCTTCCTGTGTTTGGATTTCATGATCCTGAAGCCTTTGTGCAATCTATCCAAAAGCCTCGTGTCATCATTATTCTTGTGAAGGCTGGTTCTCCAGTGGATCAAACCATCAAGACACTCTCTGCTTACATGGAGAAAGGAGACTGTATCATTGATGGTGGCAATGAATGGTATGAGAACACTGAGAGGAGAGTGAAAGCCGTGAATGAAAAAGGTCTGCTCTATCTTGGAATGGGTGTTTCAGGTGGTGAAGAGGGTGCTCGTCATGGACCTTCATTGATGCCTGGAGGTTCATTTGAAGGATTCAAGTACATTGAAGATATTCTACTAAAGGTGGCTGCCCAAGTACCTGATAGTGGCCCTTGTGTCACATATGTAGGTGAAGGAGGATCTGGGAATTTTGTTAAAATGGTTCACAATGGGATTGAATACGGTGACATGCAGCTCATAGCTGAGGCTTATGATGTGCTAAAAGCAGTTGGCAAGCTGTCTAATGATGAACTGCAACAAGTTTTCTCAGAGTGGAACAAGGGGGAGCTTCTGAGTTTCTTGATTGAGATCACTGCAGATATTTTTGGAATTAAGGATGATAAGGGAGACGGATATCTTGTAGACAAGGTCCTGGACAAAACTGGCATGAAGGGTACTGGTAAATGGACGGTTCAGCAAGCTGCAGACCTTTCAGTTGCTGCTCCTACCATTGCAGCATCATTGGATTCAAGATTCCTTAGtgggttaaaagaagaaagaacTGAAGCGGCTAAGGTCTTCAAGTCTAGTGGGGTTAGTGACAGTCTTACTGACCAAAATGTGGATAAGAAGAAATTGATTGATGATGTGAGACAAGCTCTTTATGCATCCAAAATATGTAGCTATGCACAGGGAATGAATTTAATTCGTGCAAAGAGTACTGAAAAGGGATGGGGCTTGAGACTTGGGGAACTTGCAAGGATATGGAAGGGTGGTTGCATTATTCGTGCCATATTTTTGGATCGTATCAAGAAAGCTTATGATAGAAACCCAGAACTTGCAAATCTACTAGTGGATCCAGAGTTTGCAAAGGAGGTAGTTGAGAGACAGTCTGCTTGGCGACGAGTTGTCTGCCTTGCCATCAACTCTGGTATCAGTACTCCGGGTATGTCTTCAAGTCTAGCTTATTTTGACACATATAGGAGGGAAAGGCTGCCTGCTAATTTGGTCCAAGCTCAGAGGGACTATTTTGGTGCTCATACCTACGAGAGGATTGATGTGCCAGGATCCTTCCATACAGAATGGTTCAAGATTGCTAAGCAGTCAAAAATCTGA
- the LOC113715332 gene encoding ASC1-like protein — protein MGLLESVVSMNWDHESYPENEDFLVLPVFAIFFLFIRFFLDRFVFEKVGKRLIFGKGHVMQETVTDEQRKKIRKFKESAWKCIYYLSAELFALAVTYNEPWFTKTRYFWVGPGDQAWPDQKYKSKLKALYMYTGGFYTYSIFALIFWETRRSDFGVSMGHHIATAILIGLSYICRFARVGSVVLALHDASDIFLEIGKMSKYSGAEALASFSFVIFVLSWIVLRLTYFPFWVLWSTSYEVIQTLNKEKHQFEGPIYYYIFNSLLFCLLVLHIYWWVLMYRMLVKQIKARGQLSEDVRSDSEGEDEHED, from the exons ATGGGTTTGTTGGAATCGGTGGTTTCCATGAATTGGGATCATGAATCTTACCCAGAGAATGAAGATTTTCTGGTGCTTCCTGTATTTGCCATCTTCTTTCTCTTCATTAGATTCTTTCTTGACAGATTCGTATTTGAG AAAGTGGGCAAAAGATTGATTTTTGGAAAAGGGCATGTGATGCAGGAGACTGTAACAGATGAGCagagaaagaaaataaggaaattcaAGGAATCAGCATGGAAATGTATTTATTACCTTTCTGCAGAGTTATTTGCACTTGCTGTGACTTACAATGAGCCGTGGTTCACAAAGACAAGATACTTTTGGGTAGGGCCTGGGGATCAGGCCTGGCCTGACCAGAAGTACAA GTCAAAATTGAAGGCACTTTATATGTATACTGGTGGATTTTACACATATTCAATCTTTGCCCTCATTTTTTGGGAAACAAGGCGCTCAGACTTTGGGGTTTCAATGGGTCATCATATTGCCACTGCCATTCTTATAGGGTTATCCTACATATGCAG GTTTGCTCGAGTTGGTTCAGTTGTTTTAGCCCTTCATGATGCTAGTGATATTTTTCTGGAAATTGGAAAGATGTCCAAGTACAGTGGTGCAGAAGCTCTTGCCAGCTTTTCATTTGtcatttttgttttgtcttggaTAGTACTTCGTCTTACTTACTTCCCTTTCTGGGTCCTTTGGAGCACAAG TTATGAAGTTATCCAGACATTGAATAAAGAGAAACACCAATTTGAAGGACCAATTTACTACTATATATTCAATTCACTTCTGTTTTGCTTGCTCGTTCTTCACATTTACTGGTGGGTACTCATGTATCGGATGCTTGTTAAACAAATCAAAGCACGGGGCCAACTCAGTGAAGATGTTCGATCTG ATTCTGAAGGGGAAGATGAGCATGAAGATTGA
- the LOC140021092 gene encoding protein SOB FIVE-LIKE 3-like, producing the protein MHGRVHLSGGATVMDDPSENIGGREECNSSESGWTMYIASPVHENNPENDDDDDDDDNYTERKGYKDYPSDDGGDPASDDSMASDASSGPSHQGGPCRTKEGSHRRDDIAHAEGKVNRRSSGKKHDKQVERKQYPADIKAAKKEQGHKAKNATENLQGKGKSRKN; encoded by the exons ATGCATGGCAGAGTCCACCTTAGCGGAGGAG CGACAGTAATGGACGACCCTTCTGAAAATATTGGAGGCAGAGAAGAATGTAACAGCAGTGAATCTGGATGGACTATGTACATTGCTTCACCCGTCCATGAAAACAATCCTGAAAATGATGACGACGATGACGATGACGACAATTACACTGAAAGGAAAGGCTACAAGGATTACCCAAGTGATGATGGTGGCGATCCCGCAAGTGATGATTCAATGGCTTCTGATGCCTCTTCTGGTCCAAGTCATCAAGGAGGACCATGTAGAACCAAGGAGGGAAGCCATCGCAGGGATGATATTGCACATGCTGAGGGTAAAGTCAACAGAAGATCCTCAGGCAAGAAACATGACAAACAGGTAGAGAGAAAACAATATCCTGCTGATATAAAAGCAGCGAAGAAAGAGCAGGGCCATAAGGCAAAGAATGCAACTGAGAACCTTCAAGGTAAAGGCAAGTCTAGAAAAAATTAG